Part of the Scrofimicrobium sp. R131 genome is shown below.
AAAGATGTTCCGTTGCTGGAGCGGTATTGGAACTGGCTTCAGGGGGTTGTCACCAGTTGGGATTGGGGTCGAACTCCGCAGGGCGGCTACGTCAACGAGATTCTGTCGGTGCGAATCTGGGTTTCGGTCCGCCTAATCACTATCGGCTCCTTTATCGGCATCATCGGCGGCGTCGCCCTCGGGGCCTGGTCTGCCACCAAGCATCACAAGCTGGCTGACCACGTGGTCACCCTGATCTCCCTGATCATCATCTCCACCCCGGTCATCGTTCTGGCCACCCTGCTGCAGATTGGGGCGATCCAGTTCAACAACATAACGGGAACTAACTTCTTTGAGTTCATGGGGGAGACCGGCACCATCGGGTCCTATCCGGGGGCCGATTTGGTGAACCGACTCCAGCACCTGCTGCTGCCGACCATCTCCATGTCTCTGGGTGGCATCGCCACCTACTCGCGCTACCAGCGCAACCTGATGCTGGACACCCTGGGGGCCGACTACGTTCGCACCGCCCGGGCCAAGGGGCTGCGCAAGGGCACTGCCGTCCGGCGCCACGCACTGCGGACCGCGCTGGTGCCGATGGCCACCTACTTCGCATTCGTTATTGCCGGGCTCTTTACCGGGGCGACCATTACCGAGCGGGTTTACGCCTGGCACGGGATGGGCGACTATTCGATCACGTCGATTACCGGCCAGGACATCAACGGCACCGTGGCGGTGGTCGCCTTCTCGGCCGCCTGTACGTTCGCGGGTCTGATGCTGGCAGACATATTCACCGTGGTGGTCGACCCGCGGGTACGCGTGAGCTAGGGAGCAAACAGACGTGAGCGAAAAAGATTTGAACGAGTTTGACTCCGAGGGCCGTGACGAGGGCCTGGACCCGATTGAGCGCGAACTGGCGGGCCTGGACACCCAGGCCGGTCCCGATCCGGCGGGCCGCCTCGGCCTGGACCCGGACCGGCTCACCTCACCCGGCCCCGACCCGGATCAGGGTCAGCCGGTGGCGGTGGCCGTGATGGAGGCTGACCGGGCGGTGGCCGATCTGGAAGCGGTCAAGCCTAACGGTAAGCCGCTAACCCGGTCCCAACTGATTCTGCGCCGGTTCTTCCGCTCAAAAACCGCGGTTTTTGGGTTAGTGGGAATCTTCCTGATTATCCTGTTTGCCATCTTTGGCTCGTATCTGACCCCGTGGGATTTCCGCGACGTCGACAACTCTGCCTTCCTGCAGCCACCCTCGGCCGACCACTGGTTCGGCACCTCGCAAACGGGGCGCGACCTGTATGCCCTCACCGTGGCGGGCCTGCAAAAATCCCTGGTGATCGGTTTTGCCGTTGCCGCCATTCAGACTACGGTGGCCGCGCTGATCGGTTCGGCAGCCGCCTACTTCGGCAAGGCAGTTGACCGGGTCATCCTGTGGGTAATTGACCTGCTGCTGGTGATCCCCTCGTTCCTGCTGATCGCGGTTATCACCCAGCGGCTCAGCGGGCAGTCCGCCTCGACCTTTATGCTCATCTTCCTGCTGGCGGCGTTCGGCTGGATGCTGACCGCCCGCGTGGTTCGGTCCATGACGCTGTCGGTGGCCTCGCTGGACTACGTTCGCGCCGCCCGGTACATGTCCGTGCCGTCCTGGTCGATTATCACCAAGCACGTGCTGCCGAATGTGTCGTCCTACCTGATCATCGACTTCACCCTCGGCGTGGTCACCGCCGTGATGATGGAGACGTTCCTTTCCTACTTCGGCTTCGGCGTGCAGCCGCCTGAGACTTCGCTCGGCGTGCTGCTGGCGGAAGGGCAAAAGCTGGCTACCGCCTTCCCCTGGACCTTCCTGGCTCCGGCCACCATCCTGGTCCTCATGCTGATTTGCATCAACTTTGTGGGTGACGGCCTGCGCGACGCGATCGATCCCACTTCTAAGTCTGGAGGCGAGCTGTGAGCCGCAAGAAGCAGATTAAATTCGAAGACGC
Proteins encoded:
- a CDS encoding ABC transporter permease translates to MEADRAVADLEAVKPNGKPLTRSQLILRRFFRSKTAVFGLVGIFLIILFAIFGSYLTPWDFRDVDNSAFLQPPSADHWFGTSQTGRDLYALTVAGLQKSLVIGFAVAAIQTTVAALIGSAAAYFGKAVDRVILWVIDLLLVIPSFLLIAVITQRLSGQSASTFMLIFLLAAFGWMLTARVVRSMTLSVASLDYVRAARYMSVPSWSIITKHVLPNVSSYLIIDFTLGVVTAVMMETFLSYFGFGVQPPETSLGVLLAEGQKLATAFPWTFLAPATILVLMLICINFVGDGLRDAIDPTSKSGGEL
- a CDS encoding ABC transporter permease is translated as MSRFLLRRFLNYLVLLFVAVSLAYMLAGTSMNPISVFDRTNPNLDIAAIERMLTEFNLNKDVPLLERYWNWLQGVVTSWDWGRTPQGGYVNEILSVRIWVSVRLITIGSFIGIIGGVALGAWSATKHHKLADHVVTLISLIIISTPVIVLATLLQIGAIQFNNITGTNFFEFMGETGTIGSYPGADLVNRLQHLLLPTISMSLGGIATYSRYQRNLMLDTLGADYVRTARAKGLRKGTAVRRHALRTALVPMATYFAFVIAGLFTGATITERVYAWHGMGDYSITSITGQDINGTVAVVAFSAACTFAGLMLADIFTVVVDPRVRVS